From the Gramella sp. Hel_I_59 genome, one window contains:
- a CDS encoding MerR family transcriptional regulator, which produces MEHIKQNFSIKDLEHLSGIKAHTIRIWEKRYNILNPERTDTNIRTYDGEDLQKLLNISFLNIHGYKISRISKMKEDEVHALVRRISASSSVENRAKNAFKLAMMNFDDRLFQKTYNDLVSKLSFRDVFYDVFIPLLEEIGLLWQTDTIKPIHEHYIIELIKQKIYINIAELKSNGEEENNDKLYVLFLPYNEIHDIGILYLNYELLNAGKNVIYVGPSLPLDNMDYLMKIHNDPVFVSYLTISPVNTDVSEFINEFQEKLCQDKPREFLLFGQRTKEIDQDGLPGNIKVQTSIKDFINSL; this is translated from the coding sequence ATGGAACACATCAAACAAAATTTTAGCATTAAGGATCTGGAGCATCTAAGTGGAATTAAAGCTCACACTATTAGGATCTGGGAAAAGAGATATAATATTCTTAATCCTGAAAGAACAGATACTAATATTCGTACCTACGATGGTGAAGACCTGCAGAAGCTGCTCAATATTTCTTTTTTGAACATTCATGGATACAAGATTTCACGTATCTCGAAAATGAAAGAAGATGAAGTTCATGCGCTTGTAAGAAGAATCTCAGCTTCTTCTAGTGTAGAGAACAGAGCCAAAAATGCTTTCAAGCTCGCAATGATGAATTTTGATGACAGGTTGTTTCAGAAGACTTACAATGATCTGGTCTCAAAATTGTCATTTAGAGATGTTTTTTACGATGTTTTTATTCCTCTGCTTGAAGAGATTGGGCTGCTGTGGCAAACTGATACCATCAAACCTATTCATGAGCACTATATTATTGAACTTATTAAACAAAAGATCTATATCAATATCGCCGAACTAAAATCTAACGGCGAGGAAGAGAATAACGACAAATTGTATGTTCTTTTTCTTCCCTATAATGAAATCCATGATATTGGTATTTTGTATCTTAATTATGAGCTTTTAAACGCAGGTAAAAATGTTATTTATGTCGGCCCGAGTTTGCCATTGGATAATATGGATTACCTGATGAAAATCCATAATGACCCGGTATTCGTAAGTTATCTTACCATCTCTCCTGTAAATACAGATGTTTCAGAATTTATAAATGAGTTCCAGGAGAAGTTATGTCAGGATAAACCAAGAGAATTCCTGTTATTTGGACAAAGAACGAAAGAAATTGATCAGGATGGTCTTCCTGGAAACATCAAAGTACAGACATCGATCAAAGATTTTATAAATAGTCTCTAA
- a CDS encoding shikimate kinase — MKIFLIGYMGSGKSTVGKLLSEELNYKFYDLDQEIENEYDMAISEIFARKGEIFFRKAERKMLEKLINLDEDAVVSLGGGTPCYGDNMELIKNADSVRSIYLKLNIQTLLERLQREKADRPVISHLDTEELLEEFIRKHLFERGFYYNQSELILSCNDKDPSEITRELVETLR; from the coding sequence ATGAAAATTTTTTTGATTGGATACATGGGAAGCGGTAAATCCACCGTTGGAAAACTGCTTTCTGAAGAATTAAACTACAAATTTTATGATCTTGACCAAGAGATCGAAAATGAGTACGACATGGCGATCTCTGAAATCTTTGCGAGAAAGGGAGAAATTTTCTTCAGAAAAGCTGAACGAAAGATGCTGGAGAAATTAATTAACCTTGATGAGGACGCGGTAGTTTCACTTGGCGGTGGCACGCCGTGTTATGGTGACAACATGGAGCTTATAAAAAATGCAGATTCGGTACGATCTATTTATCTTAAGCTGAACATTCAAACCTTATTAGAGAGATTGCAACGTGAAAAAGCAGACAGGCCAGTGATAAGTCATTTGGATACCGAAGAGCTGCTGGAAGAGTTTATCAGAAAACATTTGTTCGAAAGAGGCTTTTATTACAATCAAAGTGAACTAATTTTAAGTTGTAATGATAAAGATCCTTCTGAAATCACCCGGGAATTAGTGGAGACTTTAAGATAA
- a CDS encoding phosphoribosyltransferase family protein produces MKAKHSILNQDEIKHKIRRIAYQIYESNVDEKEIIIAGIANNGYILAQKLEKELQEISPLKTTLGKVVINKKAPLDPISVSLKPEDYQNKSLILVDDVLNSGSTLIYGVRYFLDVPIKNFKTAVLVDRNHKRYPVKADFKGLSLSTSLSETVKVIFEKDHERVELS; encoded by the coding sequence ATGAAAGCCAAGCATTCAATTCTCAACCAGGATGAGATCAAGCATAAAATCAGGAGAATAGCATACCAGATCTATGAGAGTAATGTGGATGAGAAAGAGATCATTATCGCAGGAATCGCTAATAATGGATATATTCTAGCTCAGAAACTGGAAAAAGAACTTCAGGAAATTTCACCTTTAAAAACTACTTTGGGTAAAGTGGTGATTAACAAAAAAGCACCGTTGGATCCTATAAGTGTTTCTTTAAAACCCGAAGATTATCAAAATAAATCTTTGATCCTGGTGGACGATGTATTGAATTCAGGTTCCACCCTTATTTACGGAGTACGATACTTTCTGGACGTTCCAATTAAAAATTTTAAGACCGCCGTACTTGTGGACCGGAATCATAAACGCTACCCGGTGAAAGCCGATTTTAAAGGTCTATCTCTTTCGACTTCTCTAAGCGAAACGGTAAAAGTTATTTTTGAAAAGGATCATGAACGTGTAGAGTTATCTTAA